CGCTGACGAGGACGACATGGACCAGCTCACCCACTGAGGCCGGTCAGGGAGCCGGGGGCCAGGGAGATTGCTGCCCACACTGTCTTGCCGCCCGGGGGGAACGGGACCACGCCCCACCGGTCGGCGAGCCCGTTCACCAGCAGGAGCCCTCGACTGCCCTCACCGTCGGTCGTGCCCTCCGGCAGCGCCGGCAGGCGGTCGCCCCGCGCGTCGGTGACCTCGATGTGAAGGGCGCGGGGCATGCCGCCGAGCAGCAGCCGGAGCCGGAATCCGCGCCCAGGCACCGGCACCCGCCCGTGCAGTACGGCGTTGGCGGCGAGCTCGGCGACGATCTGCTCGGCACGCTCGGTGACGTCCGGCGGAACGTTCCAGGTACGGAGCTCCGTCACCGCGAGCAACCGGGCGAGCCGGGCGCCCCTTCGAGTACCGGAGAGCAGCTGGCTGAACATGGGTTCAGTGGGGGGTGCTTGAGTCGCTGTGCGGTTCATGGTGACCACGGTGGTGGCCGTGCGGGGTC
Above is a genomic segment from Streptomyces sp. NBC_00094 containing:
- a CDS encoding ATP-binding protein, translated to MFSQLLSGTRRGARLARLLAVTELRTWNVPPDVTERAEQIVAELAANAVLHGRVPVPGRGFRLRLLLGGMPRALHIEVTDARGDRLPALPEGTTDGEGSRGLLLVNGLADRWGVVPFPPGGKTVWAAISLAPGSLTGLSG